Proteins co-encoded in one Dethiosulfovibrio salsuginis genomic window:
- the cmr3 gene encoding type III-B CRISPR module-associated protein Cmr3: MVTFRITPKDPVIARDGRPFGNGSRMHSLDWPRASTVAGSLRTMVGKRAGDSFDEGLVSSLKAMEVYGPLPLSSKCDESWLFFPAPKDVLIKKGDKDDREVFVLRPEKVEEGCGTDLGLEFLPAMDPKPKEAFKPSAVPPLWRSDLMVSWLLGKSREVPADGDRVMDLPHKEDRVHVAIDPLTGASLEGMLFSTTALDLRKEGLSLSLKVESKDLSDSLVGGHHPLGGERRLARWDRSKDEDLWSCPDEIRAALKGLRPGDGVRLVLGTSAVFDGGWMPGWLKDKGEGFVPGTSVKVSLVSASTGRWEALSGWSYETKRPKPLYRMVPAGSVYFLRLLEGSAEELAQTWLKPMSDREVHRNDGLGLVLWGLWK; the protein is encoded by the coding sequence ATGGTTACTTTCCGTATTACCCCTAAAGACCCGGTGATAGCAAGAGACGGCAGGCCCTTCGGCAACGGCAGTCGAATGCACTCGTTGGACTGGCCCAGGGCCTCAACCGTGGCAGGGTCTCTCAGGACCATGGTAGGCAAGAGGGCAGGGGATTCTTTCGACGAGGGGCTGGTATCGTCTTTGAAGGCGATGGAGGTCTACGGACCCCTTCCCCTGAGCTCCAAATGCGACGAGAGCTGGCTGTTCTTTCCCGCCCCTAAGGACGTTCTTATAAAAAAGGGCGATAAGGACGACCGGGAGGTGTTCGTCCTCCGTCCTGAAAAAGTGGAGGAGGGATGTGGAACCGACCTCGGTCTGGAGTTCCTACCTGCGATGGACCCTAAACCTAAAGAGGCCTTTAAGCCCTCGGCGGTCCCTCCTCTTTGGCGTTCCGACCTCATGGTCTCCTGGTTGCTTGGAAAATCCAGGGAGGTTCCGGCGGATGGCGATAGGGTCATGGATCTGCCCCACAAAGAGGATCGGGTCCACGTGGCCATAGATCCCTTAACCGGGGCCTCTTTGGAGGGAATGCTCTTTTCAACCACCGCCTTGGACCTCAGAAAGGAAGGTCTTTCGCTGTCTCTGAAGGTGGAGTCTAAGGACCTCTCCGACTCTCTTGTCGGGGGGCATCATCCTCTCGGCGGGGAGAGGCGGTTGGCCCGGTGGGATCGGTCGAAAGACGAGGACCTGTGGAGCTGTCCCGACGAAATTAGAGCTGCACTGAAGGGCCTCAGACCAGGGGACGGCGTCCGTCTGGTGCTTGGGACCTCGGCGGTCTTCGACGGTGGCTGGATGCCTGGATGGCTCAAGGACAAAGGGGAGGGCTTCGTCCCCGGCACGTCGGTAAAGGTCTCACTGGTGTCGGCATCCACCGGACGGTGGGAGGCCCTCTCGGGCTGGTCCTACGAGACCAAAAGGCCCAAGCCCCTCTACCGTATGGTCCCCGCAGGGAGCGTCTACTTCCTCAGGCTGTTGGAGGGATCGGCGGAGGAACTGGCCCAGACGTGGCTGAAGCCCATGAGCGATCGTGAGGTTCACCGCAACGACGGACTCGGACTGGTCCTGTGGGGCCTGTGGAAATAA
- a CDS encoding vWA domain-containing protein, translating into MASLDMILDNNEMVENPTPRVPVSLVLDVSGSMIGAPIDELNRGVEQFFRSLMDDDVARYAAEVNVISFGSDVSQDVEFGPLEKCVVPKLQAIGKTCMGKAVSLALETMERRKDIYKNLGVDYYQPWMVLMTDGKPTDDWEMAALKTSSLVEKGKLTVFPIAIGDNACTDTLANFSPTRSPLKLKELNFSQFFRWLSSSVSRVSQSIPGEKVELDVKGIEGWSRL; encoded by the coding sequence ATGGCAAGTCTCGACATGATACTGGATAACAACGAAATGGTGGAGAACCCTACCCCTCGAGTTCCGGTCTCTTTGGTGCTGGACGTAAGCGGCTCTATGATAGGCGCCCCTATAGACGAGCTCAACCGGGGAGTGGAGCAGTTTTTTAGGTCTCTCATGGACGACGATGTGGCGAGATACGCCGCGGAGGTCAACGTAATATCCTTCGGAAGCGACGTCTCTCAGGACGTGGAGTTCGGCCCGCTTGAGAAATGTGTGGTGCCGAAGCTTCAGGCCATAGGCAAGACCTGTATGGGAAAGGCGGTCTCTTTGGCCCTCGAGACCATGGAGCGGAGAAAGGACATATACAAGAACCTCGGAGTGGACTACTACCAGCCCTGGATGGTCCTCATGACCGACGGCAAGCCCACGGACGACTGGGAGATGGCGGCCCTTAAAACCAGCTCGCTGGTGGAAAAGGGAAAGCTCACAGTGTTCCCCATAGCCATAGGGGACAACGCCTGCACCGATACCCTGGCCAACTTCTCACCGACCCGTTCTCCATTGAAACTCAAAGAACTCAATTTCAGCCAGTTCTTCCGGTGGCTCAGCTCCAGCGTCTCTCGGGTTTCCCAGTCCATTCCCGGCGAAAAGGTCGAGCTGGACGTGAAGGGTATCGAGGGATGGAGTCGGCTTTAG
- the cmr4 gene encoding type III-B CRISPR module RAMP protein Cmr4 produces MNDRITKSYWIHGLSPLHVGSGRGVGHIDLPIAREKVTGWPYIPGSAVKGVLADHHHASAGKGREDCAKKKAAFGTAGDDSSNAGALVFSDARIVCLPVQSLYGTFAWCTSSMVLRQLSRDLTGVVPGLEDLKVPSLSGEKALTSKETVLGDDTLYLQDLDVPSEGCDDVGKWAEFLAGQVFPEDEGWRGEFARRFVVLSDEVFNYLSEMGTQVDARIRINPENGVVATGGLWYEEALPSEAILAGMVWCDKVTVKGVSEDELVKGFCSGKLGLQVGGKATVGRGRVSLSFQGE; encoded by the coding sequence ATGAACGATAGAATAACCAAAAGCTACTGGATCCACGGCCTGTCCCCCCTTCACGTAGGTTCCGGCAGAGGGGTGGGCCATATAGACCTGCCTATCGCCAGGGAAAAGGTCACAGGCTGGCCCTACATCCCCGGAAGCGCCGTAAAAGGTGTCTTGGCAGATCATCACCATGCCTCCGCAGGAAAGGGCAGGGAGGACTGTGCCAAGAAGAAAGCCGCCTTCGGCACCGCCGGAGACGACAGTTCCAACGCCGGAGCTCTGGTCTTCTCCGACGCCCGAATAGTCTGTCTGCCCGTTCAGAGCCTCTACGGAACCTTCGCCTGGTGTACGTCATCTATGGTCCTGAGGCAGCTTAGCCGGGACCTGACCGGGGTAGTGCCCGGCCTGGAGGATCTGAAAGTCCCCTCCCTCTCCGGCGAAAAGGCCCTTACCTCCAAAGAGACCGTCCTAGGCGACGATACCCTCTACCTCCAGGATCTGGACGTCCCCAGTGAGGGCTGCGACGACGTGGGCAAATGGGCGGAGTTCCTGGCGGGTCAGGTCTTCCCGGAGGACGAGGGGTGGCGTGGTGAGTTCGCCAGGCGGTTCGTCGTCCTGTCCGACGAGGTGTTCAACTACCTTTCGGAGATGGGAACCCAGGTCGACGCGAGGATCCGCATCAACCCCGAAAACGGCGTTGTCGCCACCGGTGGGCTGTGGTACGAGGAGGCACTACCTTCTGAGGCTATACTGGCCGGCATGGTGTGGTGCGACAAGGTGACAGTAAAGGGAGTCTCCGAGGACGAGCTGGTCAAGGGGTTCTGCTCCGGCAAGCTGGGCCTCCAGGTCGGAGGAAAGGCCACAGTGGGCAGAGGCAGGGTATCCCTGTCCTTTCAGGGAGAGTAG
- a CDS encoding PP2C family serine/threonine-protein phosphatase produces the protein MESALEGIAPITMRFWTGAQAKCRGRDHFKTGAPCQDRTYLLKRKGVTSIALADGAGSRSLSHIGAELAVESVAAAMALNFDGLSKGKRGAMARELYRTVLEKLEARAKEDGRSPGDLACTLLAVAVRGDRYLACHIGDGAIVQVTKKGPKVLSHPEGGEFANQTFFLTGADGEAHFRLYRGKLSPSAAGFVLMSDGSAQSLYRRADRSAASGCAAMVEWCSMASGREVSRALEENLKRSLSMRTGDDCSLAVLGKTELSLEGLNSLDQPRRMELLGTTSKSYDRIHRAFVEDLEVHGGIQSVRERAIRLEVSTSTVQRHRERFLWEGLSCI, from the coding sequence ATGGAGTCGGCTTTAGAGGGAATTGCCCCGATCACCATGAGGTTCTGGACCGGGGCACAGGCTAAGTGTCGAGGGAGGGACCACTTTAAGACCGGCGCTCCATGTCAGGACAGGACCTATCTATTAAAGCGAAAAGGGGTCACCTCAATAGCCCTGGCGGACGGAGCGGGTTCGAGGTCCCTTTCCCATATAGGGGCGGAGCTGGCGGTGGAGTCGGTCGCCGCCGCCATGGCGTTGAACTTCGACGGCCTTTCAAAAGGCAAAAGAGGGGCTATGGCCCGGGAGCTGTACCGGACGGTCCTGGAAAAATTGGAGGCCAGGGCAAAGGAGGATGGTCGTTCCCCAGGGGATCTGGCCTGCACCCTCCTGGCCGTGGCGGTCCGTGGCGACAGATATCTGGCCTGTCATATAGGCGATGGGGCCATAGTCCAGGTCACAAAAAAAGGCCCTAAGGTGCTCAGCCACCCAGAGGGAGGGGAGTTCGCAAACCAGACATTTTTCCTCACCGGTGCAGATGGGGAGGCCCACTTCCGGCTGTACAGGGGAAAACTGTCCCCCTCCGCAGCTGGCTTCGTCCTCATGTCCGACGGATCGGCCCAGTCCCTCTATCGCAGAGCGGACCGGTCCGCCGCCTCGGGCTGTGCCGCCATGGTGGAGTGGTGCTCCATGGCATCCGGTCGGGAGGTCTCCAGGGCTTTAGAGGAAAACCTGAAAAGATCGCTCTCTATGAGGACCGGAGACGACTGTAGCCTGGCGGTTTTAGGCAAGACGGAGCTGTCTTTAGAGGGTTTGAACAGTCTGGACCAGCCCAGGAGGATGGAGTTGCTAGGGACCACCTCAAAAAGCTACGATAGAATCCACCGGGCCTTCGTGGAGGATCTTGAGGTTCACGGCGGTATCCAGAGCGTCAGGGAAAGGGCCATCAGGCTAGAGGTCTCCACCTCGACGGTCCAAAGGCACAGAGAGAGGTTCTTATGGGAGGGATTGTCCTGTATATAG
- the cas10 gene encoding type III-B CRISPR-associated protein Cas10/Cmr2: MSAHLINISIGPVQPFIAAARRTRDLWFGSRLLSEICMETARSVKDSGGELIFPQEDSLNVSDGVDPNVANVILAELPDGDPAKVVSQAREKALSVLKDYGDQVLGEYGELVNRDLWDDQIEQALEFFAVWVPYGSEDYLVARDKVGRLMGARKNCRDFVQLADPESRQIEKSSLDGRSESVLKDRESVEELLERNPMWKLRLRLKSTEALDALGLIKRGGNPSVMRAKDEFPSVEHFAAKPWMDRVEKEAPEEFRRLKKAQGEAGGISLSDVVFPFRIAQVQEETGRDLNAVKMALNGLVKRIGEPDPYLAVLKADGDKMGAAISSIKTPEGHRTFSSELASFATKAHGIVGKHGGKCIYAGGDDVLAFLPLNSCLECARELADAFNGSFVKSVVSDTPTLSVGIAVGHFLEPLEDLLKFADEAEAKAKGTDRNGLAVVVRSRGNAPIGFRKRWDSTVADLTVDKRLRLWARLFDEEVISSRFPYELRSMEGFYGNWKDQSSIKEAIPADVFSVLGKKRSVGGDSKEVADELKAIVETITSVENLKELVSELLVARHLGPVMEVKS; this comes from the coding sequence ATGAGTGCCCACCTGATCAACATATCCATCGGTCCCGTCCAGCCCTTTATCGCCGCCGCCAGGAGGACCAGGGACCTGTGGTTCGGCTCCCGGCTCCTGTCGGAGATATGCATGGAGACCGCTCGGTCGGTCAAAGACAGCGGTGGCGAGCTCATCTTTCCTCAGGAGGACTCCCTGAACGTCTCCGACGGCGTAGACCCTAACGTTGCCAACGTCATACTGGCGGAGCTTCCCGATGGGGATCCAGCGAAAGTGGTCAGTCAGGCCAGGGAAAAGGCCCTGTCGGTCCTGAAGGACTACGGAGACCAGGTCCTTGGAGAGTACGGAGAGCTGGTCAACAGAGACCTTTGGGACGACCAGATAGAACAGGCCCTGGAGTTCTTCGCCGTCTGGGTCCCCTACGGATCGGAGGACTACCTCGTCGCCAGGGACAAAGTTGGCCGCCTCATGGGGGCCAGGAAAAACTGTCGAGACTTCGTCCAGCTTGCCGATCCAGAGAGCCGTCAGATCGAAAAGTCCTCTTTAGACGGCAGAAGCGAGTCGGTTCTCAAGGATAGGGAGAGTGTGGAGGAGCTTCTGGAGAGGAACCCTATGTGGAAGCTCAGGCTCCGGCTCAAGTCCACCGAGGCCCTGGACGCTTTGGGCCTCATCAAACGAGGGGGCAATCCATCGGTGATGAGGGCTAAGGACGAGTTCCCGTCGGTGGAGCATTTCGCCGCCAAGCCCTGGATGGACCGGGTCGAAAAGGAGGCTCCCGAGGAGTTCCGCCGCTTGAAGAAAGCCCAAGGAGAGGCTGGAGGCATCAGCCTGAGCGACGTGGTATTCCCCTTCCGAATTGCCCAGGTCCAGGAGGAGACCGGCCGAGACCTGAACGCCGTTAAAATGGCCCTGAACGGCCTGGTCAAAAGAATCGGCGAGCCGGACCCCTATCTGGCGGTGCTGAAGGCCGACGGAGACAAAATGGGAGCGGCCATATCGTCCATCAAAACCCCCGAGGGACATAGGACCTTTTCCTCCGAGCTGGCGTCCTTCGCCACGAAGGCCCACGGTATCGTGGGGAAACACGGAGGCAAGTGCATCTACGCCGGAGGGGACGACGTTCTCGCCTTTTTGCCCCTGAACAGCTGTCTCGAGTGTGCCAGAGAGCTTGCGGACGCTTTCAATGGAAGCTTCGTTAAGAGCGTCGTATCGGACACCCCGACCCTGTCGGTTGGCATCGCAGTGGGCCACTTTTTAGAGCCTCTGGAGGACCTGCTCAAGTTCGCCGACGAGGCGGAGGCAAAGGCCAAAGGCACCGACAGAAACGGCCTGGCGGTGGTCGTCCGGTCGAGAGGAAACGCCCCTATCGGATTCAGGAAGAGGTGGGATTCCACCGTAGCCGACCTGACCGTGGATAAGCGGCTTCGGCTCTGGGCCAGGCTCTTCGACGAGGAGGTCATCTCCTCTCGGTTCCCCTACGAGCTTCGGTCCATGGAGGGCTTCTACGGCAACTGGAAGGACCAGTCCTCCATAAAAGAGGCTATACCGGCGGACGTCTTCAGCGTTTTAGGCAAAAAGCGGTCCGTCGGAGGAGACTCTAAGGAGGTCGCCGATGAGCTAAAGGCCATCGTCGAGACTATTACCTCGGTGGAAAACCTTAAAGAGCTGGTGTCAGAGCTTCTGGTCGCCAGACATCTGGGACCTGTTATGGAGGTGAAGTCGTGA
- the cmr1 gene encoding type III-B CRISPR module RAMP protein Cmr1 has protein sequence MRSIGKTPPARPKEGLTPGFSDTYSISVVTPLFGGGVKAGEVDREHPVRGTAIRGHLRFWWRATCGRKFSSSQELYHRESQIWGDTEKASPVRIWVSDQRLGSIFSCASFPQGKNFPKFNEDFPGYICFPFQGSRQRGKEKDPSKAALGTSFSLGINCPAEFKEDLEVALRAWVCFGALGARTRRGAGSLFCEKLSPNKDDDLNDWMKDHFGDYLGTVSADSDYPTLARGLLLGKGSKEAISVWKELSSLYGNFRQGENLGRNKGEGNRPGRSRWPEADSIRRLLRTYSPEHVPDSSKPEESFPRAAFGLPIITHFKDERTGDPGDTQLYPKIGRDKKDRMASPLIIKPLAISEDRAVPMIVVLNAPLPDRIVLEKGRDVWEGGMDSVVDSRAASYPNSPMAGRSKAGDALEAFMAYAVKNHDFQEVSR, from the coding sequence ATGCGTTCTATAGGCAAAACCCCTCCGGCAAGACCAAAGGAGGGCCTGACGCCGGGCTTCTCCGATACCTACTCCATATCCGTTGTAACCCCTCTCTTCGGAGGAGGGGTCAAGGCGGGAGAGGTTGACAGAGAACACCCTGTCCGGGGAACGGCGATCCGAGGACACCTTCGTTTTTGGTGGAGGGCCACCTGCGGCAGAAAGTTCAGCTCCTCCCAGGAGCTTTACCACAGGGAGTCCCAGATATGGGGGGACACGGAAAAAGCCAGCCCGGTGAGGATATGGGTATCAGACCAAAGGTTAGGCAGTATCTTTTCCTGTGCTTCCTTCCCTCAAGGCAAAAACTTCCCGAAATTCAACGAAGATTTCCCCGGCTATATATGTTTCCCCTTCCAAGGTAGCCGTCAGAGGGGCAAGGAGAAGGATCCCTCTAAAGCTGCCCTAGGAACCAGCTTTTCTCTGGGAATTAACTGCCCTGCTGAGTTTAAAGAGGATCTGGAGGTTGCCCTCAGAGCATGGGTATGTTTTGGGGCTTTAGGCGCCAGGACCCGTAGGGGGGCGGGCTCGCTTTTCTGTGAGAAACTCTCTCCCAACAAGGACGACGACTTGAACGATTGGATGAAAGATCATTTCGGGGATTATTTGGGCACCGTCTCGGCAGACTCTGACTACCCAACTTTGGCTAGGGGCCTGCTTTTGGGAAAGGGGTCGAAAGAAGCCATTTCCGTTTGGAAGGAGCTTTCCAGTTTATACGGCAACTTTCGTCAGGGGGAAAACTTGGGACGTAATAAAGGGGAAGGGAATCGTCCAGGGCGATCTCGCTGGCCCGAGGCCGACTCTATCCGCCGGTTGCTCAGGACCTACTCTCCCGAGCACGTCCCGGACAGCTCTAAACCGGAGGAGAGCTTCCCCAGGGCCGCCTTTGGACTTCCTATCATCACCCATTTTAAAGACGAAAGGACCGGAGATCCGGGAGATACCCAGCTGTACCCCAAGATCGGGAGGGACAAGAAAGATCGAATGGCCAGTCCTCTTATCATAAAGCCTCTGGCTATATCGGAGGATAGGGCGGTTCCCATGATCGTGGTCTTGAACGCCCCTCTGCCCGATAGAATCGTGCTGGAGAAGGGCCGTGATGTCTGGGAAGGCGGAATGGATTCGGTGGTGGATTCTAGAGCCGCCTCCTATCCCAATTCCCCTATGGCTGGAAGATCTAAAGCTGGCGATGCGTTGGAGGCCTTCATGGCCTATGCCGTCAAAAATCACGATTTTCAGGAGGTGTCCCGATGA